A genome region from Maridesulfovibrio salexigens DSM 2638 includes the following:
- a CDS encoding ABC transporter permease, whose amino-acid sequence MYKFPKTLEIPLADWVNTAMTWVMDNWGSFFDALGHVLLQMLIALQQFFLMIPWFVMIIGVGAVGWWLLGSWKRGLGMSAMLFVIGCFGYWKLTMMTLALVTGAVAISLLVGIPVGIWMARSDRVETIIKPILDAMQTMPSFVYLIPVMMLFGLGKVPALFATIIYSMPPIIRLTNVGIREVPKDVIEAARAFGATPMQTLFKVQLPLARPTIVVGINQTTMMALAMVVVASMIGAKGLGMEVLVAINRIDIGMGFEAGLSIVFLAIIIDRLTHAMAVRNTHDAQ is encoded by the coding sequence ATGTATAAATTTCCAAAGACTCTGGAAATACCACTGGCTGACTGGGTAAACACAGCTATGACATGGGTCATGGATAACTGGGGATCTTTTTTTGATGCTCTGGGCCATGTTCTTTTGCAAATGCTTATTGCTTTGCAGCAATTCTTCCTCATGATCCCGTGGTTTGTAATGATAATCGGTGTCGGCGCAGTCGGATGGTGGCTGCTCGGCAGTTGGAAAAGAGGACTGGGCATGTCAGCCATGCTTTTTGTCATCGGTTGCTTCGGATACTGGAAGCTGACCATGATGACTCTGGCACTGGTCACCGGTGCGGTTGCCATATCACTTTTAGTAGGGATTCCCGTCGGAATCTGGATGGCAAGAAGTGACCGCGTGGAAACCATCATCAAACCGATTCTCGATGCCATGCAGACTATGCCGAGCTTTGTTTACCTTATCCCGGTAATGATGCTCTTCGGCCTTGGAAAGGTTCCAGCGCTTTTCGCAACGATCATTTACTCAATGCCTCCGATTATCCGCCTCACCAATGTAGGTATCCGCGAGGTTCCCAAGGACGTAATCGAAGCGGCCCGGGCCTTTGGTGCGACTCCCATGCAGACTTTGTTCAAGGTGCAGCTGCCTTTGGCAAGGCCGACCATAGTTGTCGGCATCAACCAGACCACCATGATGGCACTGGCAATGGTTGTTGTAGCCTCCATGATCGGAGCTAAAGGGCTGGGTATGGAAGTACTGGTAGCAATCAACCGCATTGATATCGGCATGGGCTTTGAGGCCGGACTTTCCATCGTATTTCTGGCGATCATCATTGACCGCCTGACCCACGCCATGGCAGTCCGCAATACTCATGACGCCCAGTAA
- a CDS encoding ABC transporter substrate-binding protein, which yields MNTIKSHAMLWVAGFVFAAIISIMPVNSAQAADKPVIFADLNWDSIQIHNRIAGFIIEHGYGTEVEYIPAGTAIAYEAIMRDDMDVDMESWTSNSQHLYDKGIKAGTLFDLGPNFKDAREGLMVPTYMIKGDPKRGIKPMTPDLKTVADLAKYPEYFKDPEDPSMGLIYSGVTGWTATQKTEQKLKNYGLDDNFNFLAPGSDAALAGSMVSAYKRGKGWVGYYWGPTWVMGMIDMTFLEEAPYDPKVWNDTRLCLYPNSDVNIIVGKSLMERAPEIIEMFKKYETTMAMTNECLAYMKNENASLEEVAEWFLKTKEDVWTKWVSADRAAKIKAALN from the coding sequence ATGAATACAATTAAATCACACGCAATGCTTTGGGTTGCAGGCTTTGTTTTTGCTGCAATCATAAGCATTATGCCCGTTAATTCTGCACAGGCAGCTGACAAGCCGGTCATCTTCGCCGACCTCAACTGGGACAGCATCCAGATCCATAACCGCATTGCCGGATTCATCATTGAGCATGGATACGGCACTGAAGTTGAATACATACCGGCCGGAACCGCTATTGCATATGAAGCAATCATGCGTGACGACATGGACGTAGACATGGAATCATGGACATCAAACTCCCAGCACCTTTACGATAAAGGCATCAAGGCCGGAACACTTTTTGACCTTGGCCCGAACTTCAAGGATGCCCGTGAAGGACTGATGGTTCCCACATACATGATCAAGGGTGACCCTAAGCGCGGCATCAAGCCCATGACACCGGATCTCAAAACCGTTGCCGACCTCGCCAAGTACCCTGAATATTTCAAAGATCCCGAAGATCCTTCCATGGGGCTCATATATTCCGGCGTTACCGGATGGACCGCCACCCAAAAAACAGAGCAAAAGCTTAAAAACTACGGCCTGGATGATAATTTTAACTTTCTCGCCCCCGGTTCAGATGCCGCACTGGCCGGCTCCATGGTTTCCGCTTACAAACGCGGTAAAGGCTGGGTTGGTTATTACTGGGGCCCCACTTGGGTAATGGGCATGATCGACATGACTTTCCTTGAAGAAGCCCCTTATGATCCCAAAGTATGGAATGATACCAGACTCTGCCTGTACCCCAACTCCGATGTTAACATCATCGTCGGCAAATCCTTGATGGAACGTGCTCCTGAAATTATTGAAATGTTCAAAAAATACGAAACAACCATGGCCATGACCAACGAGTGTCTCGCATACATGAAAAATGAGAATGCGAGCCTTGAAGAGGTTGCTGAGTGGTTCCTGAAAACCAAGGAAGACGTTTGGACCAAGTGGGTTTCCGCTGATAGAGCTGCCAAGATCAAGGCCGCACTGAATTAA
- a CDS encoding quaternary amine ABC transporter ATP-binding protein has product MKKLVVENVTKIFGTNPQKGLKLVREGLDKETIFNQTGLSVGVNQASFSANEGELLVIMGLSGSGKSTLVRCINRLIEPTDGRILVDGVDITTLDAPEMRKLSQKKLGMVFQNFALLPHKTIYENVEFGLDLMGKPADEKRKVSEAMLAQVGLDGWGNSYPSQLSGGMQQRVGLARALALDPDILLMDEAFSALDPLIRRDMQDELIKLQKRMHKTIIFISHDLDEALKLGDRIVLMKDGIIVQTGTPEEILTEPANDYVRRFVEDVDATKVLTAENVMKKAEAVVYVAADGPRAALRKMRKNSISSIFALNADDNLLGIVHAADAAKAVESGDKKLEDIIKPARSVSAETPALELYPMMSESDWPLAVIDTNNEFIGVVVSGNLIAAVAEYGPDPSI; this is encoded by the coding sequence ATGAAAAAATTAGTTGTTGAGAACGTCACAAAAATCTTCGGAACAAATCCACAGAAGGGTTTAAAATTAGTCCGCGAAGGACTGGATAAAGAAACAATTTTTAATCAAACGGGGCTCAGCGTAGGAGTCAATCAGGCTTCCTTTTCTGCCAATGAAGGAGAACTCCTCGTTATCATGGGACTTTCCGGCAGCGGTAAGTCAACACTGGTGCGCTGCATAAACCGCCTCATCGAACCGACAGACGGCAGAATTCTTGTGGACGGTGTAGACATTACAACACTTGATGCACCGGAAATGCGGAAATTAAGTCAAAAAAAACTTGGCATGGTCTTCCAGAACTTTGCCCTGCTCCCCCACAAAACAATTTATGAAAATGTGGAATTCGGTCTGGACCTGATGGGCAAACCGGCTGACGAGAAACGGAAAGTTTCCGAAGCAATGCTGGCTCAGGTCGGTCTTGATGGCTGGGGAAACAGTTACCCCTCACAATTATCCGGCGGTATGCAGCAGAGAGTAGGACTCGCAAGAGCCCTCGCCCTTGACCCGGACATACTGCTCATGGACGAAGCATTCTCCGCTCTCGACCCGCTCATCCGCCGCGACATGCAGGATGAATTGATCAAGCTGCAAAAGCGGATGCACAAAACAATCATATTCATCAGCCATGACCTCGATGAAGCCCTGAAGTTGGGTGACCGTATTGTACTCATGAAGGACGGCATAATCGTCCAGACCGGCACCCCTGAAGAAATCCTCACAGAACCCGCCAACGACTATGTCAGACGTTTTGTAGAAGACGTGGACGCCACAAAGGTGCTCACCGCTGAAAATGTCATGAAAAAAGCGGAAGCTGTTGTTTACGTTGCCGCTGACGGACCGCGTGCGGCCCTGCGTAAGATGCGCAAGAACAGCATTTCTTCCATATTTGCACTTAATGCCGACGACAACCTGCTCGGCATTGTCCATGCCGCCGATGCAGCCAAAGCAGTCGAAAGCGGTGATAAGAAACTTGAAGATATAATTAAACCTGCCCGCAGTGTCTCCGCTGAGACCCCCGCACTTGAATTATATCCCATGATGTCCGAATCCGATTGGCCCCTTGCCGTAATAGACACCAACAATGAGTTCATCGGCGTTGTGGTCAGCGGCAACCTGATTGCTGCTGTGGCTGAATATGGACCGGACCCGTCAATTTAA
- a CDS encoding cytochrome ubiquinol oxidase subunit I yields the protein MMEYPIWHLTTFGGGFWIAVIATIHVFVAQFAVGGGLFLVVTEKLAYKTESGELLDYVKKHSKFFLLLTMVFGGGTGVALWFTMALLSPQGTLVLVREFLFAWATEWVWFVGEIVALLIYYYYWDKMNRRDHLIIGWFYFIFAFLSLFTINGVVSFMLTPGVWEETRSFWDAIFNPTFWPALFFRTALCGMLAGLFGFVTAARIKDKDLRCMLVRFCGIWTLTGLVLTVFSGYWYMGSIPAEQIMLVVHKSHRVAYFMEVFKYTAPVLLFGGLFMAICAPRRVNFSSAMVMLVVALMFYGSFEFMREAGRKPYVVWGEVYSTNITVEQAKKLHGESILQNAKWIPQDLREITDQNRLKAGSWLYQMECGPCHAINGPMNDIVPRTSKYTTAGLDAFISGMGKVNKYMSEFMGNAEERRVLAEYIHSVGSGYDPVLPETEEAELSPGPFKAEQEYVLMAWSLEGLRLIIDKDRAMSISDKGSTVRAQLLLRGDPPEVVTDDVKIVCKPQGMDKSFELAVKDGYFQSGPIEILPYTKEAYQPLPPVEVQAFDANGNVLASTTIVLPVSTRPGCNNCHGGGWDIPEQGGFSARTAMDIAGVHDRDNKTNFRQRLKDNEIIDCMGCHDGELQLNLSTALHGFHAVYLSGRENDACMMCHPQESLRGVHVDAGMECVNCHGSMENHSLALLKGEEQKPAAKELIKLITPVDYELEEINARQPNEQQPDCLTCHVEFADPDSDSAFNKWTEDSSGLFRNRKDEMDAVMCAACHNAPHAIFPAANERDNLRPLQYMGEAQPIGAAGTCTVCHEDDMGYPAHHPGMGLEE from the coding sequence ATGATGGAATATCCAATCTGGCATTTAACTACTTTCGGCGGTGGGTTCTGGATCGCGGTCATTGCTACAATCCATGTTTTCGTGGCTCAGTTTGCCGTTGGTGGCGGGCTGTTTTTAGTCGTCACAGAAAAACTGGCCTACAAGACTGAATCAGGCGAGTTGCTTGATTACGTTAAAAAACATTCTAAATTCTTTCTGCTTCTTACGATGGTTTTCGGGGGCGGGACCGGGGTTGCTCTCTGGTTTACCATGGCTCTTCTCAGTCCGCAGGGAACCCTTGTGCTGGTCCGCGAGTTTCTCTTTGCATGGGCTACGGAATGGGTCTGGTTCGTGGGTGAGATCGTTGCCCTGCTTATCTATTATTACTATTGGGATAAGATGAACCGCAGGGATCATCTGATTATCGGCTGGTTCTATTTCATTTTTGCTTTCCTGTCTCTTTTTACCATCAACGGTGTGGTTTCCTTCATGCTCACCCCCGGAGTCTGGGAGGAAACCAGAAGTTTCTGGGATGCCATTTTCAACCCCACTTTCTGGCCCGCACTCTTTTTCCGTACCGCACTTTGCGGCATGCTTGCCGGACTGTTCGGTTTTGTGACTGCGGCACGGATCAAGGATAAGGACCTGCGTTGCATGCTGGTCCGTTTTTGCGGCATCTGGACCCTGACCGGATTGGTTCTGACCGTATTTTCCGGTTACTGGTATATGGGCAGTATCCCCGCGGAGCAGATTATGCTGGTGGTCCATAAGTCACATCGCGTGGCTTATTTCATGGAAGTATTTAAGTACACTGCTCCGGTTCTCCTTTTCGGTGGTCTGTTCATGGCTATCTGTGCCCCGCGCCGGGTTAATTTCAGCTCGGCAATGGTAATGCTGGTGGTGGCTTTGATGTTTTACGGTTCCTTCGAGTTCATGCGCGAGGCCGGCCGTAAGCCCTATGTTGTCTGGGGTGAGGTCTATTCCACCAACATCACCGTGGAGCAGGCAAAGAAGCTGCACGGTGAGTCCATTCTGCAAAATGCTAAATGGATTCCGCAGGACCTGCGCGAGATTACTGATCAGAACCGCTTGAAAGCCGGATCATGGCTTTATCAGATGGAGTGCGGTCCGTGTCATGCTATTAACGGCCCCATGAATGATATTGTGCCCCGTACATCAAAATACACTACTGCTGGGCTGGATGCTTTTATCTCCGGCATGGGCAAGGTTAATAAGTATATGTCGGAATTTATGGGTAATGCTGAAGAACGCAGAGTTCTTGCCGAATATATCCATTCTGTCGGTTCGGGATACGATCCTGTTCTGCCGGAAACTGAAGAAGCAGAGCTGAGTCCCGGGCCCTTCAAAGCTGAGCAGGAATATGTGCTCATGGCTTGGTCGCTGGAAGGATTGCGTTTGATCATCGATAAAGATCGCGCCATGTCCATCTCAGACAAGGGCAGCACAGTACGCGCTCAGCTCTTGCTGCGTGGAGATCCACCCGAAGTTGTCACTGATGATGTAAAAATCGTCTGCAAGCCGCAGGGTATGGATAAGAGTTTTGAACTTGCGGTTAAGGACGGTTATTTTCAGTCCGGTCCCATAGAAATACTGCCTTACACCAAGGAAGCCTATCAGCCCTTGCCCCCGGTGGAAGTTCAGGCTTTTGATGCGAATGGAAATGTTCTCGCAAGTACAACTATCGTGCTTCCGGTCTCTACCCGTCCGGGCTGCAACAATTGTCACGGCGGAGGTTGGGATATACCGGAGCAGGGTGGATTTTCCGCTCGCACAGCGATGGATATCGCCGGGGTGCATGACCGCGATAACAAAACCAACTTTAGGCAGCGGTTAAAGGATAACGAGATCATTGACTGCATGGGATGCCACGACGGTGAATTGCAGCTTAATCTGTCCACCGCTCTGCACGGTTTTCATGCTGTTTATCTTTCAGGCAGGGAGAACGATGCGTGCATGATGTGCCATCCGCAGGAAAGTCTGCGCGGTGTTCATGTTGATGCCGGAATGGAATGCGTGAATTGCCACGGCTCTATGGAGAATCATTCTCTAGCTCTGCTTAAAGGTGAAGAACAGAAGCCTGCAGCCAAGGAACTTATTAAACTGATTACTCCGGTTGATTATGAGCTTGAAGAAATCAATGCACGTCAGCCTAATGAGCAGCAGCCTGATTGTCTGACCTGTCACGTTGAATTCGCTGACCCTGATTCGGATTCTGCCTTTAACAAGTGGACTGAGGACAGCTCCGGCTTGTTCCGCAATCGCAAGGATGAAATGGATGCCGTGATGTGTGCTGCATGTCATAACGCACCGCATGCAATCTTCCCGGCAGCAAACGAGCGCGACAATCTGCGTCCGCTACAATATATGGGTGAAGCGCAGCCCATAGGAGCAGCCGGAACATGTACGGTCTGCCATGAGGACGATATGGGCTATCCGGCCCACCACCCCGGAATGGGATTGGAAGAGTAA
- a CDS encoding DEAD/DEAH box helicase has product MEKFRNLGLSDAIIEALEKKGFTAPTPIQEKTIPMLLSGEKDIVGQAQTGTGKTAAFGLPIIENVREGAGHVQAIVLTPTRELAMQVADEIISFRGSRKVFVATVYGGQPMLPQLKALKRGADIVVGTPGRVLDHIRRKTLDLSQINNFVLDEADEMCNMGFLEEVSEIMENAGEDRRTLLFSATMPREVMNIAKKFMGDYDVVSVKREKDEAPLTELIFHEVNERDRFEALCRVVDAQPEFYGLVFCRTRADADRVAGTLAERGYPAEPIHGDLSQARREDILMRFRKRRCKILVATDVAARGIDVPDLSHVVNFALPQDPQSFVHRVGRTGRAGKKGVAVTLITPREFGKLRYITKITKLRVDKKPLPTIDQVIDVKKSRMGAELSEIVEAGKHLSYLDLAHELLEGVDPIEAVAALLKHSQGGVLDKRSYRKIEECGGPAANRGRVRFTAHIGRAHGMTPRKLVDMICRRARINPVRIQHVKIQGRQSTFTVPAGDSDNVMRAVNRASKNERPLLKRG; this is encoded by the coding sequence ATGGAAAAATTTAGAAACCTCGGCCTTTCCGATGCCATTATTGAAGCACTTGAGAAAAAAGGCTTCACCGCGCCCACCCCTATTCAGGAAAAAACCATTCCCATGCTCCTTTCCGGTGAAAAGGACATCGTAGGTCAGGCTCAGACTGGTACCGGTAAGACCGCAGCTTTCGGCCTGCCTATCATTGAAAATGTCCGCGAAGGCGCAGGACACGTTCAGGCCATCGTCCTGACCCCCACCCGCGAACTGGCTATGCAGGTTGCGGATGAAATCATTTCTTTCCGCGGCTCACGCAAAGTTTTCGTAGCCACTGTTTATGGTGGACAGCCCATGCTTCCGCAGCTGAAAGCACTCAAACGCGGCGCGGACATCGTTGTCGGTACTCCAGGCCGTGTTCTGGACCACATCCGCAGAAAGACCCTCGACCTTTCCCAGATCAACAACTTCGTACTCGATGAAGCTGACGAAATGTGCAACATGGGCTTCCTTGAAGAAGTATCCGAGATCATGGAAAATGCCGGTGAAGATCGCCGTACCCTGCTTTTCTCCGCTACCATGCCCCGCGAAGTAATGAACATCGCCAAGAAATTTATGGGCGATTACGATGTGGTTTCTGTAAAGCGCGAAAAAGACGAAGCACCGCTGACCGAACTCATTTTTCACGAAGTAAACGAGCGTGACCGTTTTGAAGCACTCTGCCGTGTTGTTGATGCGCAGCCCGAATTTTACGGTCTGGTCTTCTGCCGCACCCGTGCAGATGCAGACCGCGTAGCAGGAACTCTTGCTGAGCGCGGCTACCCTGCCGAACCCATTCACGGTGATCTTTCTCAGGCCCGCCGCGAAGATATCCTCATGCGTTTCCGCAAACGCCGCTGTAAAATCCTCGTGGCTACCGACGTTGCCGCCCGTGGTATCGACGTTCCCGACCTTTCACACGTTGTTAACTTCGCCCTGCCGCAGGATCCGCAGAGCTTTGTGCACCGCGTAGGCCGTACCGGTCGTGCTGGTAAAAAAGGTGTTGCTGTAACCCTGATTACCCCCCGCGAATTCGGTAAACTGCGCTACATCACCAAGATCACCAAGCTCCGCGTAGACAAGAAACCCCTGCCGACCATCGATCAGGTTATCGATGTGAAAAAATCCCGCATGGGTGCAGAGCTTAGCGAAATCGTTGAAGCCGGCAAGCATCTTTCATACCTTGATCTCGCCCACGAATTGCTCGAAGGCGTTGATCCTATTGAAGCTGTTGCAGCACTGCTCAAGCATTCTCAGGGCGGCGTTCTCGACAAACGCAGCTACCGTAAAATCGAAGAGTGCGGCGGACCCGCAGCAAACCGTGGTCGTGTACGCTTCACCGCGCACATCGGCCGTGCACACGGCATGACCCCGCGTAAACTGGTAGACATGATCTGCCGCCGCGCACGCATCAACCCCGTGCGCATCCAGCACGTGAAGATTCAGGGACGCCAGTCCACCTTCACCGTACCCGCAGGTGATTCCGATAACGTAATGCGCGCTGTGAACAGGGCTTCCAAAAACGAAAGACCTTTGCTCAAACGCGGCTAG
- a CDS encoding DUF3010 family protein, translating to MGDKIVAGMYLSGNSCRIVAVGGNKESHEVLDVKTNKISINKNPSSSDAVNFANSIQDYCDENGVDKIVYNKRISKGKMASSEESFIMEGVILASVSVEAERVHSKTLKATQDKFGDLKTEKPSTADLGRAYDFAFEGLD from the coding sequence ATGGGCGATAAAATTGTAGCTGGTATGTATTTGTCCGGCAATTCGTGCAGAATTGTTGCAGTGGGTGGGAATAAGGAATCTCATGAGGTTTTAGATGTTAAAACCAATAAGATATCGATTAATAAAAACCCCTCAAGTTCTGATGCTGTAAATTTTGCAAATTCTATTCAGGATTATTGTGATGAAAATGGTGTTGATAAGATTGTTTATAATAAAAGAATCTCAAAAGGTAAAATGGCTAGTAGTGAAGAATCATTTATTATGGAAGGGGTAATCTTGGCTTCTGTCTCTGTTGAGGCTGAGCGTGTACATTCGAAAACACTGAAAGCAACGCAGGACAAGTTTGGAGATTTGAAGACAGAAAAGCCCTCCACTGCAGATTTAGGAAGGGCATATGATTTTGCCTTTGAGGGACTTGATTAA
- a CDS encoding phospholipase D family protein — protein sequence MKLLKTGEIRGAVERCEPERIAVAYVGLDWEKFIDKEKVKEVVVSPTEGSNPKGIQSLVDCLSWENVHFLDNLHCKFYIGEQSAVLGSPNLSRNGIAETGLEEAAVEITDLREIENLSSYFSEIKQSAMEKYPAEEMKKQALSDLYNIWRERERSRGAEEIEEDGEELLDFAVLSETDFYIAWYGDSDNVEYSGDIENYESLIDDEMHLAAGDKIRKGKWVLCWKINENNQPNMQVKPHWLFIDELFENAAYLKDEKYDYTTVAVMRSDKEPVKPPFELTPNVIRAFKELISSDKYLSTFVGGEGVFYIKDTFPVFKQFMADWKKMVS from the coding sequence ATGAAACTGTTGAAAACTGGTGAAATACGCGGAGCGGTTGAGCGTTGCGAGCCTGAGAGGATCGCTGTTGCGTATGTTGGGTTGGACTGGGAGAAATTTATCGACAAAGAGAAAGTTAAAGAAGTCGTGGTTTCTCCCACTGAAGGGTCAAATCCAAAGGGGATTCAGTCCCTTGTGGATTGCCTTTCATGGGAAAACGTACACTTTTTGGATAACCTTCATTGCAAATTTTATATTGGCGAACAGTCCGCCGTACTTGGAAGCCCCAACTTAAGTAGAAACGGAATCGCGGAAACGGGGTTGGAAGAAGCTGCTGTGGAAATTACTGATCTGCGGGAAATTGAAAATCTCAGCTCCTATTTTTCTGAAATCAAGCAGAGCGCCATGGAGAAATATCCTGCGGAGGAAATGAAAAAGCAGGCCCTTTCTGATCTTTATAATATATGGCGTGAACGCGAGAGAAGCAGAGGTGCTGAGGAAATTGAGGAGGACGGCGAGGAACTTCTTGATTTTGCGGTGCTTAGCGAAACTGACTTTTATATTGCATGGTACGGTGACAGCGACAACGTTGAATACAGCGGCGACATTGAAAACTACGAAAGTCTTATTGATGATGAAATGCATCTGGCTGCCGGCGATAAGATCAGAAAAGGAAAGTGGGTTCTTTGCTGGAAGATCAATGAGAATAATCAGCCGAATATGCAGGTGAAGCCGCACTGGTTGTTTATTGATGAGCTGTTTGAAAATGCCGCCTATCTCAAAGATGAAAAGTACGACTATACTACTGTCGCGGTAATGCGCTCGGACAAGGAACCGGTCAAACCGCCGTTTGAACTTACCCCCAATGTTATTCGTGCTTTTAAGGAACTGATCAGTTCAGATAAGTACTTGAGCACATTTGTCGGCGGAGAAGGCGTTTTTTATATTAAGGATACATTTCCGGTGTTCAAGCAGTTTATGGCTGACTGGAAAAAGATGGTTTCCTGA
- a CDS encoding ABC transporter substrate-binding protein, with product MKKTLFLLFIILLSFPYPSQGKTLIPVTIQQDTLDSYNELLLHTGKHPYLLEELPTSKISRSLADVIIAQKAIKLGGIEPVFIFKAIPNSRRATEDAANGLVVFYPHQLNLNTLNVPRYKKNFLVSDPITRFGEFQKAFYCLASNAALLSCTNAKEINLNGKGIVGQHWHNDKKVLRDMGITNLIDAPTFECMIKMIRAGRADWIPLEISNAKDSSMTLYGVHLVPIPEIKFSLLESRHFFISKTHPEGEKIYEALQKGIKELRKQGFIHKILTQAGMFNPNADSWTILNAEKMKAGMN from the coding sequence ATGAAAAAAACACTTTTTTTACTATTTATCATACTCCTTTCTTTTCCGTATCCAAGCCAAGGAAAGACGCTAATACCTGTTACTATCCAGCAAGACACACTCGATAGCTACAATGAATTACTTTTGCACACAGGAAAACACCCTTACCTTCTGGAAGAATTACCGACTTCTAAGATCAGCAGGTCTCTCGCAGATGTTATAATTGCTCAGAAAGCCATTAAACTTGGCGGAATAGAACCGGTATTTATTTTTAAAGCTATCCCCAACAGCAGACGAGCCACCGAAGACGCGGCAAATGGTCTGGTGGTTTTTTACCCCCATCAACTAAACCTGAATACTTTGAATGTTCCAAGATATAAAAAAAATTTTCTAGTTAGCGATCCGATCACAAGATTTGGAGAATTTCAAAAAGCCTTCTACTGCCTTGCATCTAATGCAGCTCTACTATCTTGCACCAATGCAAAAGAAATCAACTTAAACGGCAAAGGAATTGTGGGACAACATTGGCACAATGATAAAAAGGTCCTTAGGGACATGGGCATCACAAACTTAATAGATGCACCAACCTTCGAATGCATGATCAAAATGATTAGAGCAGGACGTGCTGACTGGATTCCGTTAGAGATATCAAACGCCAAGGATTCCAGCATGACCCTCTACGGAGTACATCTTGTCCCAATTCCGGAGATAAAGTTTTCACTATTAGAAAGCAGGCATTTCTTTATTTCCAAAACCCATCCCGAAGGTGAAAAAATATATGAGGCTTTACAAAAAGGAATTAAAGAACTGCGCAAACAAGGTTTCATCCATAAGATACTAACTCAAGCGGGGATGTTTAATCCGAACGCTGATTCATGGACGATTTTAAATGCTGAGAAGATGAAGGCAGGGATGAACTGA